Below is a window of Bacteroidota bacterium DNA.
CGGTATTTAAAATTCTAGATGCAGAAGTAAAGCATTTGATTGGAGATATTTCAAAAATGTCTCAACAACTATATCTTCCTAAAGTATCCTTCAAACAAGGCGTTAGCGAACTAATCGATTGATGCACTTTCAATAATTTACTTCCTGTAATAATACTCGCTAAAAGTTATTATTTTAGCTGTCGTTATGTACTTTTAAGCCAATAAATTGATTGTATTGTACTAATGAAATAAGCCATATTAATAAAGTAGTAATTCTATATAGATGAACAATACTAAAACAAGTTTTGCAGATAAGTGGAATAATAATCCTGATTTAGCTTTTACAGAAACACTTCGTGTAGGGTCTGACATTTACAATTGGATATTGACCAGAAATGGTTTTAAGAATAGCGAAGAATTATCCTCATTTTTAAGTGCGAAAAGCAGAATTTTAGATGCTGGTTGCGGCAATGGCAGAGTTACTGCGTTATTAAGAAAGTATAGTAATCAAAGTGCTAATGTTGTGGGCATTGATTTAGTAGCGCACGAGGTTGCTAAAAAAAATTTGGAGGGTGCTGTAAATACTAATTTTTTTCAAAAAGATTTATTATCTGATTTATCCGACTTGGGAAAATTTGATTTTATTTACTGTCAAGAAGTGTTGCATCACACAAATAATCCTAAAGCAGCATTTTTGAATTTGGTTACATTGCTTGATAATAAAGGCGAAATTGCAATTTATGTATATAAGAAAAAAGCTCCGGTAAGGGAGTTTGTAGATGATTTTATTAGAGAAAAAATTGCGCCACTAAACTATGAAGAGGCAATGAAAGTGTGTGAACAAATTACGCAACTAGGTAAAACACTTAGCGAAATAAAAGGGAAGGTTGTTATTCCGCAGGTTGATGTTTTAGAAATAAAAGGAGGGGAGTATGATATTCAAAGATTCTTGTATCATTTTTTTATGAAATGCTTTTGGAATCCCGATTTGTCAATGGAGCAAAACGTGGCTATAAACTACGATTGGTATCATCCTCAAAATTGCACTAGACATACTATGGCGGAAATTTTAGATTGGTATAAAGAAGCAGGATTAAACGTTTCTCATCAGTTTGAAGATTTTTACGGAATAACTGTTAGAGGTAGCAAGTAAAAGTGAAAAAAAAAACACCTAAAATATTTATTGGAAATACTGATGTTGCTTCTGTAATATCTGAACTTAAGATTGTTTTTAAAGAAGATTTTGGTATTGACACATTAACACTTCAAGATGAAAGACAAAATAATTTTGATAAAGGAGAGGTTGATGTAGCATTAAACGAAATAAAGGACTGGATTCCGTATTTTAAACCTAGAAGAATAAGCTCTCGGATTAAGCCCCGCTGGGAAAAATTTATCACCGAATATTATTTTAAAAAAGCACTAAAGGAATGTGATGTATTTATTTACATCTGGAAAAGCTTTTATCCTGACTATTCTGACTTTGAGCGTATAAAAGCAGCTGGAAAGAAGTTAGTTGTTGTTTTTTGTGGCAATGATATTCGTTGGTTTTTTTCTCAGAAACAAGAGTTCAACTCTTATGGTTTAAGGCATCTGGAGTTTGAGCAGTATGACTATTCTACAAAAGGATTGAGAAGCAAATTAGACTACCTAAGAAAGGCAGAGAAATATGCAGATATGATATTTAGTAGAACAGATCAGGCTCAATTAGCATTGCGACCATATTTTCGTTGGCACATGATGGTTGATACGAATAAGATTGTCGAAAATAGTGTTCAGCGAGCATTGCGACCAAAAGTGGCGCACGCCCCTTCTAATAGACTAGTAAAAGGCACTAAGTATGTTTTGGAGGCTTTCGAAAAATTAAAGAATGAGGGAATCGAATTTGAACCTGCTTTAATAGAAGGTGTTAAAAATGCCGAAGCTATAAAGCTATATCAAGATGCAGATATTTTAATAGATCAATTAATTTGTCCCGGTTCGGGAAAATTAGCTACAGAAGCCTTGGCAAGTGGTACAATTGTTATGGGGCATATGGCTTACGGAATTTATCCTCAAAATAATCCGTCTGATTACCCAATTGTAGATGTAAATCCTGATACAATTTATTTAAAATTGAAGGAGCTTATTTTAGATTATCCCCAAAGAGTTAAATTAGCTAAACAAGGAAGAATATTTGTTGATATGGTTTTGGATTATCGTCATTTTTGCAACAAAATAATAAAGTATTTTAATGGAGAGAATGTAGAGTACGATTATATCCCCACTTTTTTCAGAGATAAGTTTACTCCGGAATCGGATAATGCGCTTGTAATGTATAATGAATATAATAGGTTGGTTGAAAATTGTGATTGGTATAAGAAGAATATTCAAAAAGGTACTCGAGAGGGATTGGTGTTTTGATACTTGTATAGATTATTTTTA
It encodes the following:
- a CDS encoding glycosyltransferase; translation: MKKKTPKIFIGNTDVASVISELKIVFKEDFGIDTLTLQDERQNNFDKGEVDVALNEIKDWIPYFKPRRISSRIKPRWEKFITEYYFKKALKECDVFIYIWKSFYPDYSDFERIKAAGKKLVVVFCGNDIRWFFSQKQEFNSYGLRHLEFEQYDYSTKGLRSKLDYLRKAEKYADMIFSRTDQAQLALRPYFRWHMMVDTNKIVENSVQRALRPKVAHAPSNRLVKGTKYVLEAFEKLKNEGIEFEPALIEGVKNAEAIKLYQDADILIDQLICPGSGKLATEALASGTIVMGHMAYGIYPQNNPSDYPIVDVNPDTIYLKLKELILDYPQRVKLAKQGRIFVDMVLDYRHFCNKIIKYFNGENVEYDYIPTFFRDKFTPESDNALVMYNEYNRLVENCDWYKKNIQKGTREGLVF
- a CDS encoding class I SAM-dependent methyltransferase, whose protein sequence is MNNTKTSFADKWNNNPDLAFTETLRVGSDIYNWILTRNGFKNSEELSSFLSAKSRILDAGCGNGRVTALLRKYSNQSANVVGIDLVAHEVAKKNLEGAVNTNFFQKDLLSDLSDLGKFDFIYCQEVLHHTNNPKAAFLNLVTLLDNKGEIAIYVYKKKAPVREFVDDFIREKIAPLNYEEAMKVCEQITQLGKTLSEIKGKVVIPQVDVLEIKGGEYDIQRFLYHFFMKCFWNPDLSMEQNVAINYDWYHPQNCTRHTMAEILDWYKEAGLNVSHQFEDFYGITVRGSK